In the Corynebacterium anserum genome, ATCATGATGCGACGCCGCATCTCCTCCATCATGGAGGGTCGCAGACTGGGCATTGCTACCGGCGCAGAGTTCATCTCCAAAGGAAGCACCATGGCGGTGCGCTGGGGTCGCCGTGCAGGCACGCTAGCCAATTCACAATCCCCCAACCGGCACGTCCTGTGGATCTTCGTTCTCATCTGTAGCCTGGCCATCGCCGGCTTCATGGCTCCCGGCCGGCTCGCGGGACTAGCAAGCCTCGAACCTCGGGTCACGGGCATAGATCGAGCCACGGATCTCGTCGCCCTGGCGCTCATCGCTCTCCCGGTTGTGGGCATCATCTCCACACGCTCGCGTTTGGCCTCGATCATCCTGCTGGGTGTCGTCGGAGTGGGCGTCTCCTGGATGATGCTCACTCTCGGCGCCCCAGATGTGGCGTTGACTAATTTGCTGGTCGAGTTCTGCGTAGTGGTCATCATGATGCTTGTTCTCCGCCACCAGCCTCGCCTGTATCTGAGGGAAGGAGAAAACCGCACCAAATTTGCCACCGCATTAGCAGTAGTCATCGGCATCATCACATTCTTCGGTGTGTTCTTCCTCATGGGGCGGCATGATAAGCCGGAGATCGCCAAATGGTATCTAGAAAACACGCCGGATCTCGCCGGAGGCAACAATGTTGTAGCCGTCATCCTGGTGGAGTTCCGCGCATTCGATACATTGGGGGAACTCACGGTACTGGGCATGGCCGGCATCGTCATTGCAGCAATCATCAGGTCCATCCCCCGATCCCCACTTCCCGGATACGGTCCAGGTTCTACGTCGGAGCTCTTCCGTGCCGAAGGTTCCACCCGCTTCCCCGATGTTCACAAAGTCCCTGAACTCGCACCGTTTTACTCGAAATATCTGCGTTCCACACACCTGAACTCCATCCCAGGTCGTATGACACTCATTCCCGTCTTACCGTTCATCGGGATTGTTTCTCTCGTCACGTTCTGGCGCGGGCACCAGGCCCCTGGAGGTGGCTTCCTCGCAGCGTTGGTTGCCGCCGGAGGGCTGTTCCTCTGGTACGTGTCGCAGCCGAAGTCTCGAAAGATCGGCACAGATGAATGGGGGTACCGCTTTGTCGGAGCCGGAATCATCACGGCCCTGCTTACTGGCGCCATTGGCTACGTGAAAGGTAGTTTCCTCGCCCCCATTCATGGGCATTTCTTAGGACAGCACGTCACCACCTCCTTGGTCTTTGACCTTGGCGTGTACTTCGCGGTGGTCGGCCTGATCATCATCGTGATCAACCAGCTGGGTGGCCGTGACCGTCCAGGGGCAGACCCTGTTCACATCCACACTGCCGTTCCGAAGTTGGGCGAAACGACACAGAGGCAATCCCCGCGGGCACAGAAAGCGCCCGGCACCGCTGCGCCTACAACGCAGCCCCCCGCAAAGCCCAAGCAAGAGGCCAGCTGGATCGTTCCTCAAGCCGATAGTGCTTTGGCTTCAACAGATGAACCCGGCTTGCCACACGATCTCACAGATGTCACCACAGCGGTCACCGCCGCTGATATTCACCGCGCCGAACGCGAAGCCGCAAAGCGACGCACAGCAAAAAAGAAGCGTAGGAAGGTGGAACCCTCGCCCCGCAGCGTGCGCACCGCCGCCGAAGACGCACCGGAAACAACCGCCACCGATACGGAAGGAGAGAAGAAGTGATCATCGCACTCATCATCGCCATCCTGATCGGTGGGGGTACTTACATGATCATGCAGCGTGGCATGGTGCGGCTCATCGTCGGCATCACGCTGCTGAGCCACGGCGTCAATCTGCTCATCCTTGCCGCCGGCATCGGAGCGTGGCGCTACGAGCCACTGATGAACCGTTCCACCCCAGATCAGGCCGCCGACCCCCTCCCTCAAGCTTTCGTCCTCACCGCCATCGTGATCTCTATGGCTTCCACCGCCGTGATGCTCGTGCTCGCCGCAGTCGGCCGCGATGATGACACACGCAGCTCCGACACCCCCGAACGATCTGCACACAAACTGCGCGCGTTACAGACCTTGGGACGTGAAGCTCAGCACATCGCCCCAGATTCACTTCGGGCAGCACGGCGCACCCAACGTGACAATGCAGCCCATGGCGGTGCTCAGCATCACCAGAAACATCAGGTACAGAAGCAGAAGGGAGATGCACGATAATGACCGCCGGAGCCACCCTCTCCTTCTTCATC is a window encoding:
- a CDS encoding DUF4040 family protein, encoding MVLFAVPAIVAVALILVPALVKALDRNAGWPLAITFLVLAGYVIAHADPILHGATETWSVTWIKGLIATPDGGSGSVEFAFRMDSLGLFFTLLALTIGAIVFIYSTRYLHRGNKIMSFYLLMTAFMLAVVLLVLADDVVMMFIGWEMVSLASFFLIARSGSGGEAGSVRTLILTFIGGLFLLAAIGIMVATTHTTRLSAIIAHPIWHEDPVRLAILATLVALAGFSKAAQIPFHFWLPEAMAADTPVSAFLHAAAVVKAGVYLLMRFSGLFQGVALWHYLLIIIGMATALMAAVFAMQKTDLKKLTAYSTVSQLGWIVATIGIGTPFALAAALVHTASHALFKSSLFMLAGVIDHQTGTRDIRRLGSIWRRMPFTFFSAVIAAASMAAVPPTFGFVSKEGMLEAFTEAPFAHAGTVVLLTVAGIGALATFLYSARYITGAFIDGPRDMSTVKEASPGLLIPAALPGVLSLPVVLVMSNVNHAVDSVVASTGVGLAQTHLKLWHGLGIPLYISVTVLVLGVVGIMMRRRISSIMEGRRLGIATGAEFISKGSTMAVRWGRRAGTLANSQSPNRHVLWIFVLICSLAIAGFMAPGRLAGLASLEPRVTGIDRATDLVALALIALPVVGIISTRSRLASIILLGVVGVGVSWMMLTLGAPDVALTNLLVEFCVVVIMMLVLRHQPRLYLREGENRTKFATALAVVIGIITFFGVFFLMGRHDKPEIAKWYLENTPDLAGGNNVVAVILVEFRAFDTLGELTVLGMAGIVIAAIIRSIPRSPLPGYGPGSTSELFRAEGSTRFPDVHKVPELAPFYSKYLRSTHLNSIPGRMTLIPVLPFIGIVSLVTFWRGHQAPGGGFLAALVAAGGLFLWYVSQPKSRKIGTDEWGYRFVGAGIITALLTGAIGYVKGSFLAPIHGHFLGQHVTTSLVFDLGVYFAVVGLIIIVINQLGGRDRPGADPVHIHTAVPKLGETTQRQSPRAQKAPGTAAPTTQPPAKPKQEASWIVPQADSALASTDEPGLPHDLTDVTTAVTAADIHRAEREAAKRRTAKKKRRKVEPSPRSVRTAAEDAPETTATDTEGEKK
- a CDS encoding cation:proton antiporter subunit C, producing MIIALIIAILIGGGTYMIMQRGMVRLIVGITLLSHGVNLLILAAGIGAWRYEPLMNRSTPDQAADPLPQAFVLTAIVISMASTAVMLVLAAVGRDDDTRSSDTPERSAHKLRALQTLGREAQHIAPDSLRAARRTQRDNAAHGGAQHHQKHQVQKQKGDAR